Proteins from a single region of Bdellovibrio bacteriovorus HD100:
- a CDS encoding metallophosphoesterase family protein: MESASQVESSEGTAVAKPAPVKKIKIIVSDLHLGKGRLLEKGGINSLEEFYYGEKLVEFIHFYSTGVYRDYEVELIINGDFLNFLQCDYKGHFLSVITESVTLEILKDCVNGHKAVFTALAEFAAKPGNTITYIVGNHDQGMLWPACRAYLNQVIGTPIRFKNIVYFFDGVHIEHGHMHEAANRMDPKKFFLKKDLVEPILNLPFGSHFFLEVVLKIKQHYPHVDKIRPFGKMVRWAFLNETGTMVRAFFMAMGYFLKSILVKDPRRHWPLKRIIQVIAESAIFPDLSESARKILGDDRVHTVIFGHTHVYQYRQWSENKEYFNTGTWTEITSLDIVSLGKITKLTYVLIEYPEDGGRPRGRLKEWKGYHKIEEDVAIS; this comes from the coding sequence ATGGAGTCCGCTTCCCAGGTAGAAAGTAGCGAGGGCACCGCCGTCGCGAAACCTGCTCCCGTAAAAAAGATCAAGATCATCGTCAGTGATCTCCATTTGGGGAAGGGCCGCCTGTTGGAAAAAGGCGGAATCAATTCGCTTGAAGAATTCTATTACGGGGAAAAGCTTGTGGAGTTCATCCACTTCTATTCCACCGGTGTCTATCGCGACTATGAAGTCGAACTGATCATCAACGGGGACTTCCTGAACTTCCTGCAGTGTGATTACAAAGGCCACTTCCTGTCCGTGATCACTGAATCCGTGACTTTGGAGATTTTGAAAGACTGCGTGAACGGGCACAAGGCCGTCTTCACAGCTTTGGCTGAATTCGCCGCAAAACCCGGCAACACCATCACCTACATCGTCGGTAACCATGATCAGGGGATGCTGTGGCCCGCCTGTCGCGCCTACCTGAATCAGGTCATCGGCACGCCGATTCGTTTTAAAAACATCGTTTACTTCTTTGATGGAGTTCACATCGAACACGGCCATATGCATGAGGCCGCCAATCGTATGGACCCCAAAAAGTTCTTCCTAAAAAAGGATCTGGTGGAGCCGATCCTGAATCTGCCGTTTGGATCCCATTTCTTCCTGGAAGTCGTGTTGAAAATCAAACAACACTACCCCCATGTCGACAAGATCCGTCCTTTCGGCAAAATGGTCCGCTGGGCTTTCCTGAACGAAACCGGAACAATGGTTCGCGCCTTCTTTATGGCCATGGGGTATTTCCTGAAAAGCATCCTGGTCAAGGATCCGCGCCGTCATTGGCCTTTGAAACGAATTATCCAGGTGATTGCCGAAAGCGCGATCTTCCCGGATTTGAGTGAATCAGCGCGTAAAATCCTGGGGGATGACCGCGTGCACACGGTGATCTTTGGCCACACCCATGTTTATCAGTATCGCCAGTGGTCCGAGAATAAAGAATATTTCAATACGGGAACATGGACTGAGATCACTTCTTTGGATATTGTGTCCTTGGGAAAGATCACGAAACTAACCTATGTTCTTATCGAATACCCTGAAGACGGAGGCCGGCCGCGAGGTAGGTTGAAGGAGTGGAAGGGTTACCACAAAATCGAAGAAGACGTAGCTATTTCCTAG